One Helianthus annuus cultivar XRQ/B chromosome 12, HanXRQr2.0-SUNRISE, whole genome shotgun sequence genomic region harbors:
- the LOC110893682 gene encoding uncharacterized protein LOC110893682, producing MEKNKYFIDDYADSEWAVPEDKVTFHQAARPIGHNPSYEHPLESEDFLDGDYDSGDDYQNSVQQDVPEVNLKNVLSGIVAIVTGRNKDTSEHTAPGSNVAFMDGDTYVHPSVYIPSAPPLLEPNGVNYNAYKEVLEAEPPEWLRDSTAKVCMQCNAPFTALTRGRHHCRFCGGIFCRACSKGRCLLPVKFRERNPQRVCDTCYDMLDPLQGVLINTISNAVQVAKHDVMDWTCTRGWLNLPVGLSMEHEIYKSSNTLRNYCQVARLNPERSIPAAVLKGAKGLAILTVAKAGMLLTYKLGTGLVMSRRADGSWSAPSAIISAGLGWGAQVGGELMDFIIVLHDFKAVKTFCSRMHFSLGAGCSAAAGPVGRVLEADLRAGDKGSGMCYTYSCSKGAFVGVSLEGNIVATRMDTNLHFYGDPYLTTADILLGTVDRPKAAEPLYAALEDLYSRLVC from the exons ATGGAGAAGAACAAATACTTCATTGATGACTATGCTGATTCTGAATGGGCTGTTCCAGAAGACAAAGTTACTTTTCATCAGGCCGCAAGACCCATAGGCCACAACCCTTCTTATGAGCATCCTCTGGAGTCTGAAGATTTTCTTGATGGAGATTATGACTCTGGTGATGATTATCAAAACTCTGTTCAGCAAGATGTTCCCGAGGTGAATTTGAAAAATGtattgagcgggattgttgcaaTTGTTACTGGTCGTAACAAGGATACAAGTGAACACACTGCTCCTGGTTCAAACGTTGCATTTATGGACGGAGACACTTACGTGCACCCATCTGTCTACATTCCTAGTGCTCCTCCGCTTCTTGAACCAAATGGAGTTAACTATAATGCTTACAAAGAAGTGTTGGAAGCAGAACCGCCGGAGTGGCTTCGGGACAGCACTGCTAAAGTTTGTATGCAGTGCAATGCCCCCTTCACTGCCCTCACTCGTGGTAGACATCACTGTCGATTCTGTGGAGGAATATTTTGTAGGGCTTGCTCAAAGGGAAGATGCTTGTTGCCTGTTAAGTTTAGAGAGAGGAATCCACAGAGGGTGTGTGATACCTGCTATGATATGCTTGACCCATTGCAAGGTGTATTGATCAACACTATCAGCAATGCAGTACAGGTGGCCAAGCATGATGTCATGGATTGGACTTGCACAAGGGGATGGTTAAATCTTCCAGTTGGTTTGTCTATGGAACATGAAATATATAAATCTTCCAATACGTTGAGGAATTACTGTCAG GTGGCCAGGTTAAATCCTGAAAGGTCAATTCCTGCAGCAGTTCTAAAAGGAGCTAAAGGTCTAGCTATCTTAACCGTTGCTAAAGCTGGGATGCTACTTACATACAAACTTGGTACTGGTTTGGTAATGTCTCGAAGAGCTGATGGTTCTTGGTCTGCACCTTCTGCTATAATTTCAGCTGGTCTAGGATGGGGTGCTCAG gTTGGAGGCGAGCTTATGGACTTCATAATTGTGCTTCATGACTTTAAAGCTGTGAAAACATTCTGTAGTCGCATGCATTTTTCTCTTGGAGCTGGTTGCAGTGCTGCCGCAGGGCCTGTTGGAAGGGTTTTGGAAGCTGATCTTCGAGCCGGTGATAAAGGCTCTGGCATGTGCTACACTTATAGTTGTAGCAAAG GTGCTTTTGTTGGAGTGTCTTTGGAAGGGAACATTGTTGCAACAAGGATGGACACTAATCTTCACTTTTATGGGGATCCATATCTCACAACTGCCGATATACTTCTTGGGACCGTGGACCGACCAAAGGCTGCTGAACCCCTGTATGCTGCTCTGGAAGATCTATACTCTAGACTTGTGTGTTAA
- the LOC110893683 gene encoding LOW QUALITY PROTEIN: suppressor of mec-8 and unc-52 protein homolog 2 (The sequence of the model RefSeq protein was modified relative to this genomic sequence to represent the inferred CDS: substituted 2 bases at 2 genomic stop codons) codes for MKSNIVNVTKLSRALCKEEKVEEPEQAPKYRDRAKERREDQNPDYEPSELGSFHAVAPPGNVDITLAAHRISIEYLGGDVEHTHLVKGLDYALLHKVRSEIDKKPEIEQDATDGHPRXAPKEDHPVSFRTGNAKAVYQWIVKPQTAVKPYDMFLLGRMAFIFXQESGFSHDIPTTVHRSKADCPEPEEMVTVSVDGAVLDRIGKIMSYLRLGSSGKILKKKKDKDGKGQAYLSQHRFHEISKITLKLVHFHFISENYSECYPGLQEYNREVVDSDDEDDLSKMDMGGRAKRRLHRWDFEIEKEWATCNEQKEAMPKAAFQFGVKMQDGRKTRKQNKDQKITNELHKILAKKNMQKDDGSGDDESHPRKKQRV; via the exons ATGAAGAG CAATATTGTTAACGTTACGAAG CTTTCTCGAGCGCTTTGCAA AGAGGAAAAGGTTGAAGAGCCAGAACAAGCCCCTAAATATCGAGATAGAGCCAAGGAGCGTAGAGAAGATCAGAATCCTGATTATGAACCTTCTGAATTGGGTTCTTTTCATGCCGTTGCTCCTCCTGGAAACGTAG ACATCACTCTTGCAGCCCATAGGATTTCCATTGAGTATCTTGGAG GTGACGTCGAACACACACATTTGGTTAAAGGCCTGGACTATGCTTTGCTCCACAAGGTCAGAAGTGAAATAGACAAGAAACCAGAGATTGAACAAGACGCTACTGATGGCCATCCCAGGTAAGCAC CTAAGGAAGACCATCCGGTATCCTTCCGCACTGGAAATGCAAAG GCTGTGTATCAGTGGATAGTCAAGCCTCAGACTGCTGTCAAGCCATATGATATGTTCCTTCTTGGAAGAATGGCTTTCATTTTTTGAC AGGAGAGTGGGTTTTCTCATGATATTCCGACCACTGTCCACAGAAGTAAAGCTGACTGCCCAGAGCCAGAG GAAATGGTTACTGTCAGTGTTGATGGCGCTGTGCTTGATCGGATTGGGAAAATTATGTCTTACCTCCGTCTTGGTTCATCTGGGAAGATTCTTAAGAAGAAAAAAGACAAGGATGGTAAAG GCCAAGCTTACTTATCACAACATCGA tttcacgaaattagtaaaataacgttaaaattagtgcactttcacttcaTATCAGAGAATTATTCGGAATGCTATCCAGGTTTACAAGAATATAACCGTGAGGTTGTggatagtgatgatgaagatgatttgTCCAAAATGGATATGGGTGGACGA GCAAAGCGGCGGCTTCATAGGTGGGACTTTGAGATAGAAAAGGAGTGGGCAACGTGCAATGAGCAGAAGGAAGCAATGCCGAAAGCTGCGTTTCAGTTTGGTGTGAAGATGCAAGATGGGCGCAAGACGAGAAAGCAGAATAAAGACCAAAAAATTACTAACGAACTCCACAAGATACTCGCCAAAAAGAATATGCAAAAAGATGATGGCAGTGGTGATGATGAATCTCATCCTAGAAAGAAGCAAAGGGTTTAA